One window from the genome of Gloeomargarita sp. SRBZ-1_bins_9 encodes:
- a CDS encoding carotenoid biosynthesis protein, which translates to MGLKERLERWTVAAHVGAMVFGVAGLVGVLPHPEWVLALPTAGQRLFAWSMAGGGVVYILLGALAMVIYGWRVLGPRLLLGFLVPAVVISLGSELLGTSTGFPFGRYGYLAGLGYKIAGRVPFTIPLSWFYMGLVCFLLAYGGCQRLRWPGWRYLGAVTGGALLLVAWDLALDPAMSQTPVPFWQFQEVGAFFGMPYRNLLGWLGTGVLFMGLAALLWRGQPLVFSRRELTVPLVLYLVNYLFGAVITVGLLDSRYWIPIGLGVALGVVPALVCWWQAGPVLPPAVVLPDVDRVSLVK; encoded by the coding sequence ATGGGCCTGAAGGAGCGGTTAGAGCGGTGGACAGTGGCGGCCCATGTGGGGGCCATGGTGTTCGGTGTGGCGGGTCTGGTGGGGGTGTTGCCCCATCCGGAGTGGGTGTTGGCCTTGCCGACGGCGGGACAGCGGTTGTTTGCCTGGAGTATGGCGGGGGGGGGAGTGGTCTATATCCTGCTGGGGGCTTTGGCGATGGTAATCTATGGCTGGCGGGTGCTGGGTCCCCGGCTGCTGTTGGGTTTCTTGGTGCCGGCTGTGGTGATTTCCTTGGGCAGTGAGCTGTTGGGGACAAGTACAGGGTTTCCCTTCGGGCGCTACGGCTACCTGGCGGGGCTGGGTTACAAGATTGCCGGACGGGTGCCTTTTACGATTCCCTTGTCCTGGTTCTATATGGGGCTGGTGTGTTTTCTGTTGGCCTATGGGGGCTGTCAACGCCTGCGCTGGCCGGGTTGGCGGTACCTAGGGGCAGTAACCGGTGGTGCGCTTTTGCTGGTGGCTTGGGATTTGGCCCTAGACCCGGCTATGAGTCAAACCCCTGTCCCCTTTTGGCAGTTCCAGGAAGTCGGGGCCTTTTTCGGGATGCCCTATCGCAACCTGCTGGGTTGGCTGGGGACGGGGGTGCTGTTTATGGGCCTGGCGGCGTTGCTCTGGCGGGGCCAACCCCTGGTGTTCAGTCGGCGGGAGTTGACAGTGCCCCTGGTGCTGTACCTGGTGAATTACCTGTTTGGGGCGGTGATCACGGTGGGGCTGCTGGATAGCCGCTATTGGATTCCCATTGGACTCGGCGTGGCACTGGGGGTGGTTCCGGCTCTGGTCTGCTGGTGGCAAGCTGGGCCTGTACTTCCCCCGGCGGTGGTGCTCCCGGACGTGGATAGGGTGTCTTTGGTCAAGTAG